A section of the Myxocyprinus asiaticus isolate MX2 ecotype Aquarium Trade chromosome 40, UBuf_Myxa_2, whole genome shotgun sequence genome encodes:
- the stard4 gene encoding stAR-related lipid transfer protein 4 isoform X2, translating to MNSLSHMSSNLEETLVSYHHLNESEWSIAKKSKDVTVWRKPSTEFSGFLYKTEGIVAENPHKIVEYIRPGPYRLHWDSLMTSMEIVQTLDKGCCVVKYTTAGQLWNIISPREFVDFSYTTDYQSGLLSCGVSVDHDEHKQGFVRGFNHPCGWFCVPMENSQSLLSGYIQTDLRGMLPQSAVDTAMAGSLVNFYTDLRRALKV from the exons ATGAACAGTTTGTCACACATGAGCTCAAATCTCGAGGAAACTCTTGTGTCGTATCACCATCTGAATGAATCTGAATGGAGCATCGCAAAGAAATCA AAGGATGTGACTGTATGGAGGAAACCGTCGACAGAGTTCAGCGGATTCCT GTATAAAACTGAAGGCATCGTTGCAGAGAATCCGCACAAGATAGTGGAGTATATCAGACCGGGTCCGTACAGATTACACTGGGacagtttaatgacttcaatggAGATTGTACAAACACTAGACAAG gGCTGTTGTGTTGTGAAATACACCACTGCAGGGCAACTGTGGAACATCATTTCACCACGAGAGTTTGTGGATTTCTCATACACGACTGACTATCAGAGCGGCCTGCTGTCATGCG GTGTGAGTGTCGACCATGATGAACACAAACAAGGTTTCGTTCGAGGATTCAATCATCCGTGCGGTTGGTTCTGTGTGCCAATGGAGAATTCCCAGAGTTTATTGAGCGGATACATCCAGACTGACCTGCGAGGAATGTTACCGCAGTCAGCTGTAGATACGGCGATGGCCGGCAGTCTCGTCAACTTTTACACTGATCTCAGACGAGCTCTCAAAGTTTAA
- the dtwd2 gene encoding tRNA-uridine aminocarboxypropyltransferase 2 isoform X1: protein MSSAFNEETKVTDDDEEEMKERHDDDDEGFSLLLDLPVEISERRPTCHTCCRPVKVCLCPYLPAHPLDVSTCLYIVQHPAEESRVLRTVPLLTACLPAGKCKVFIGRRFSEERHPELAAVCKDTHTLLLYPGASAENLEDVTSDFSSTPHNVILIDGTWSQAKDMFLRNSLFRLPRQVQLGSAPSSQYVIRTQPTNMCVSTLECAAVTLAIMEKNHNIQEVLLKPLQALCSFQLQHGAQIHHSKEHLIKNGQYNKILPRNKRKIRRMQKLITNENI, encoded by the exons ATGAGTTCAGCGTTTAATGAAGAAACGAAAGTGAcagatgatgatgaagaggagATGAAGGAGagacatgatgatgatgatgaagggttctcattgctgttagatttgcCTGTTGAGATCAGCGAGAGACGCCCAACCTGCCACACATGCtg TCGTCCAGTGAAGGTATGTCTGTGTCCGTATCTACCAGCGCATCCTCTTGATGTCTCCACATGTCTCTACATCGTCCAACATCCAGCTGAG GAGAGTCGAGTTCTCCGCACGGTTCCTCTCCTGACGGCGTGTCTTCCTGCAGGAAAATGCAAAGTTTTCATTGGAAGGCGATTTTCTGAAGAAAG acaTCCAGAGCTGGCAGCCGTGTgtaaagacacacacactcttcttCTGTATCCAGGAGCTTCTGCAGAGAATCTGGAGGATGTGACATCAGATTTCTCCTCGACTCCACACAACGTCATTCTGATCGATGGCACCTGGAGTCAAGCCAAAGACATGTTCCTCCGAAACAGCCTCTTCAGACTCCCGAGACAG GTGCAGCTCGGCAGCGCCCCGTCCAGTCAGTATGTGATCCGCACGCAGcccaccaacatgtgtgtgtcgACGCTGGAATGTGCCGCCGTGACACTCGCCATCATGGAGAAGAATCACAACATTCAGGAG GTTCTCCTCAAACCTCTTCAGGCTCTGTGTTCATTCCAGCTTCAACACGGTGCTCAGATTCACCACAGTAAAGAACATTTGATCAAGAACGGACAGTACAACAAGATTCTGCCCAGAAACAAGCGCAAGATCCGCAGGATGCAGAAACTCATCACTAATGAAAACATCTGA
- the stard4 gene encoding stAR-related lipid transfer protein 4 isoform X1, whose translation MNRCYSNNRIIQTEFVFQMNSLSHMSSNLEETLVSYHHLNESEWSIAKKSKDVTVWRKPSTEFSGFLYKTEGIVAENPHKIVEYIRPGPYRLHWDSLMTSMEIVQTLDKGCCVVKYTTAGQLWNIISPREFVDFSYTTDYQSGLLSCGVSVDHDEHKQGFVRGFNHPCGWFCVPMENSQSLLSGYIQTDLRGMLPQSAVDTAMAGSLVNFYTDLRRALKV comes from the exons ATGAACAGATGTTACAGTAATAACAGAATAATACAAACTGAGTTTGTGTTTCAGATGAACAGTTTGTCACACATGAGCTCAAATCTCGAGGAAACTCTTGTGTCGTATCACCATCTGAATGAATCTGAATGGAGCATCGCAAAGAAATCA AAGGATGTGACTGTATGGAGGAAACCGTCGACAGAGTTCAGCGGATTCCT GTATAAAACTGAAGGCATCGTTGCAGAGAATCCGCACAAGATAGTGGAGTATATCAGACCGGGTCCGTACAGATTACACTGGGacagtttaatgacttcaatggAGATTGTACAAACACTAGACAAG gGCTGTTGTGTTGTGAAATACACCACTGCAGGGCAACTGTGGAACATCATTTCACCACGAGAGTTTGTGGATTTCTCATACACGACTGACTATCAGAGCGGCCTGCTGTCATGCG GTGTGAGTGTCGACCATGATGAACACAAACAAGGTTTCGTTCGAGGATTCAATCATCCGTGCGGTTGGTTCTGTGTGCCAATGGAGAATTCCCAGAGTTTATTGAGCGGATACATCCAGACTGACCTGCGAGGAATGTTACCGCAGTCAGCTGTAGATACGGCGATGGCCGGCAGTCTCGTCAACTTTTACACTGATCTCAGACGAGCTCTCAAAGTTTAA
- the dtwd2 gene encoding uncharacterized protein dtwd2 isoform X2: MSSAFNEETKVTDDDEEEMKERHDDDDEGFSLLLDLPVEISERRPTCHTCCRPVKVCLCPYLPAHPLDVSTCLYIVQHPAEESRVLRTVPLLTACLPAGKCKVFIGRRFSEERSFCRESGGCDIRFLLDSTQRHSDRWHLESSQRHVPPKQPLQTPETGAARQRPVQSVCDPHAAHQHVCVDAGMCRRDTRHHGEESQHSGGSPQTSSGSVFIPASTRCSDSPQ, translated from the exons ATGAGTTCAGCGTTTAATGAAGAAACGAAAGTGAcagatgatgatgaagaggagATGAAGGAGagacatgatgatgatgatgaagggttctcattgctgttagatttgcCTGTTGAGATCAGCGAGAGACGCCCAACCTGCCACACATGCtg TCGTCCAGTGAAGGTATGTCTGTGTCCGTATCTACCAGCGCATCCTCTTGATGTCTCCACATGTCTCTACATCGTCCAACATCCAGCTGAG GAGAGTCGAGTTCTCCGCACGGTTCCTCTCCTGACGGCGTGTCTTCCTGCAGGAAAATGCAAAGTTTTCATTGGAAGGCGATTTTCTGAAGAAAG GAGCTTCTGCAGAGAATCTGGAGGATGTGACATCAGATTTCTCCTCGACTCCACACAACGTCATTCTGATCGATGGCACCTGGAGTCAAGCCAAAGACATGTTCCTCCGAAACAGCCTCTTCAGACTCCCGAGACAG GTGCAGCTCGGCAGCGCCCCGTCCAGTCAGTATGTGATCCGCACGCAGcccaccaacatgtgtgtgtcgACGCTGGAATGTGCCGCCGTGACACTCGCCATCATGGAGAAGAATCACAACATTCAGGAG GTTCTCCTCAAACCTCTTCAGGCTCTGTGTTCATTCCAGCTTCAACACGGTGCTCAGATTCACCACAGTAA